The stretch of DNA TGCACGGCAGCGAACTGATGATCTTGCCCGAAGCCCGTGACCCCGCCGACGGAGCCGAGCGCCGCGGAGTGCCCAACGTTGATGAAGCTCGCCACGCCGTTCGGCACCGCGCTGCCGATGAACTCCGCCATCGACTGCGACCCGTTCGGCCCCGCCGCCGACTGAAACAAGGATCACAGTCAAACACCACCAACAAATGTATGTGCATCAGCGTATGAGCGATGATCGATGGTAAAGAAGATCGACGAGTGTGATGCAATAAAAGAAACCTCACCTGGTACTTGGAGAGCTCGTACTTGGCGCGGGCGAGGTCCTGCTGGAGCTGGCGGAGGTTGCGCTGGAGCATGGAGATGACGGCGACGCAGCCGTAGACGGGGTCGCGGAGGCGCATGTCGGCCTCGTAGGCGAGGGAGTTCACGGCGTCCTCGCGCTGGTACGGATGGAGCTCGTTCAGCAGCTTGGTCACGTTGCTGGCGCCGAAGACGCGGTGCACGTGCACGAACTTCTGCGGGTTGTCCGGCGGGAAGTAGGGCGCGAACACGCAGTCAGGCTGGCACTTGCGGCGGAGGAACTTGCACGCCGCGCACGGCGACCCCGTGCCGCACACCCCGCCGGCGCCGTTGCCCCCCGCCGATGAGGCGGCCAAGGTGATCACCGATCCTCCCGGCGCCGGCAACGAAGACGCCGACGACGAGGCCATCCTTCACGCCTGCTGAAACAAGAGGAAGATGTGTATAAGCAGAAAGAATCAGTGATTTTATTCTCTTGCCAAATACTCCGTGGAAAACGAACGATGCCTAAAAAGCACAGGAAAATATACCAAATATGCACCCGCATCT from Triticum urartu cultivar G1812 chromosome 3, Tu2.1, whole genome shotgun sequence encodes:
- the LOC125545553 gene encoding LOB domain-containing protein 6-like, whose product is MASSSASSLPAPGGSVITLAASSAGGNGAGGVCGTGSPCAACKFLRRKCQPDCVFAPYFPPDNPQKFVHVHRVFGASNVTKLLNELHPYQREDAVNSLAYEADMRLRDPVYGCVAVISMLQRNLRQLQQDLARAKYELSKYQSAAGPNGSQSMAEFIGSAVPNGVASFINVGHSAALGSVGGVTGFGQDHQFAAVQMLSRSYEAAEPIARLGLNGGYEFGYSAAAMAGAGSVPGLGMLGGSPFLKPGIAGSDERGGAGQ